In the genome of Gemmatimonadota bacterium, one region contains:
- a CDS encoding response regulator, which produces MTAVGGAADSSRALKEGAALISEAYRVLIADDEAIHNLSLTSQLEMLGHQVVATASNGREAVELARSTKPDLAILDIRMPIMTGPEAAQEITGERPIPIIILSAYSDARTVEEATRAPVFHYLVKPVEADDLAPAIAVAHARFEEWLDAKRQRDLLELKLEERKIIERAKGLLMETRGLSERDAYRFLQKTSQDKNTPMVELARKILLAAPLLQKQ; this is translated from the coding sequence ATGACGGCAGTCGGCGGCGCCGCGGACTCGAGTCGGGCGCTCAAGGAAGGAGCAGCTTTGATCAGCGAGGCGTATCGCGTACTGATTGCCGATGACGAGGCGATCCACAACCTGTCGCTCACCAGTCAGCTCGAGATGCTGGGGCACCAGGTGGTGGCCACGGCCAGCAATGGCCGGGAGGCCGTCGAGCTGGCGCGGAGCACCAAGCCGGACCTGGCGATTCTGGACATCCGCATGCCCATCATGACCGGACCGGAAGCGGCGCAGGAGATCACGGGCGAGCGGCCCATTCCGATCATCATCCTTTCCGCCTACAGCGACGCGCGCACGGTCGAAGAGGCGACGCGGGCGCCTGTGTTCCATTACCTCGTGAAGCCCGTCGAGGCCGACGACCTGGCTCCCGCCATTGCCGTAGCGCACGCCCGTTTCGAGGAATGGCTGGATGCTAAGCGGCAGCGCGACCTGCTCGAGCTGAAGCTCGAGGAGCGCAAGATCATCGAGCGGGCCAAAGGGCTGCTGATGGAGACACGCGGGCTCTCCGAGCGCGACGCGTACCGCTTCCTGCAGAAGACCAGCCAGGACAAGAATACGCCCATGGTCGAGCTGGCCCGTAAGATCCTGCTGGCCGCGCCACTGCTCCAGAAACAGTGA